From a single Longimicrobium sp. genomic region:
- the argB gene encoding acetylglutamate kinase, which produces MRVVKVGGNLAEDAGWMRSVAASVAASSVPTLLVHGGGKEVSQLQRALGEEPEWVDGLRVTTPIALDAVRMVLSGVVNKRWVSALLDAGVDAVGVSGEDGGLLVGRTIRGGALGRAGELVSVRTELLHAWMEQGLTLVISPVSRCTDGGGLNVNADDAAAAIAATLGAEELLFVSDVPGVRRAGEWLAALGGVEAEVLAASGEASGGMLPKLRAAFTAAAAGVAGVRIGDVGMLTDLAAGTRIEPAREMADAGC; this is translated from the coding sequence GTGAGGGTGGTCAAGGTGGGGGGCAACCTGGCCGAGGACGCCGGGTGGATGCGGTCGGTGGCGGCATCCGTCGCCGCGTCCTCCGTCCCCACGCTCCTCGTCCACGGGGGCGGCAAGGAGGTCAGCCAGCTGCAGCGCGCGCTGGGCGAAGAGCCGGAGTGGGTGGACGGGCTTCGTGTGACCACGCCCATCGCCCTCGACGCCGTGCGGATGGTGCTGAGCGGCGTCGTCAACAAGCGCTGGGTGTCCGCGCTGCTGGACGCTGGGGTCGACGCGGTGGGCGTGTCGGGCGAAGACGGCGGGCTGCTGGTCGGCCGGACGATCCGTGGCGGCGCGCTGGGACGGGCGGGGGAACTGGTGTCCGTGCGGACGGAGCTGCTGCACGCGTGGATGGAGCAGGGGCTGACGCTGGTGATCTCGCCCGTGTCGCGCTGCACGGACGGTGGCGGGTTGAACGTGAATGCCGACGATGCCGCCGCCGCCATCGCAGCCACGCTGGGCGCGGAAGAGCTGCTCTTCGTCTCCGACGTTCCCGGCGTGCGCCGCGCGGGCGAGTGGCTGGCGGCGCTGGGCGGAGTGGAAGCCGAGGTGCTGGCCGCCTCGGGCGAGGCGTCGGGGGGAATGCTTCCCAAGCTGCGCGCGGCCTTCACGGCGGCCGCCGCCGGGGTGGCGGGGGTGAGGATCGGGGACGTGGGGATGCTGACGGACCTCGCCGCGGGAACGCGGATCGAACCTGCACGGGAGATGGCCGATGCTGGCTGCTGA
- the argC gene encoding N-acetyl-gamma-glutamyl-phosphate reductase, with the protein MNNYPNSRIGILGAGGYAGRELVRLLAHHPHARIAWATSESEAGTALDDLVPGARGPALVRAEDAALDACDCVVSCLPHGESARWMERARAAGVRAIDLSADLRVPGADTPDWAREAVYGLPELHRERIAGAQLVANPGCYPTAAILALAPLLRRGLAAGPVIVNAASGVTGAGRSPKRELLFAEVAEGFSAYAVGNVHRHLAEMRSQAAGLAGGRAPELVFTPHLLPVRRGILETIYVPLKEPLLGEPIGMWMDDYASEPFVRVVSGRMPSLADAVGSNRVAIGVTAVKDVAAPMLIVVAAIDNLVKGAAGQAVQNLNLMFGWPETEALA; encoded by the coding sequence ATGAATAATTATCCTAACTCACGAATCGGAATCCTGGGGGCAGGCGGATACGCCGGGCGAGAGCTGGTGAGGCTTCTCGCTCACCATCCCCACGCGCGGATCGCGTGGGCGACGTCGGAGTCCGAGGCGGGAACGGCGCTGGACGATCTGGTTCCCGGCGCGCGAGGACCGGCGCTGGTGAGGGCGGAAGACGCCGCGCTGGACGCGTGCGACTGCGTGGTGTCGTGCCTGCCGCACGGCGAGAGCGCGCGCTGGATGGAGCGGGCGCGCGCCGCGGGCGTCAGGGCCATCGACCTGTCGGCGGACCTGCGCGTGCCGGGGGCCGACACGCCGGATTGGGCGCGCGAGGCGGTGTACGGGCTTCCCGAGCTGCACCGCGAGCGGATCGCGGGCGCGCAACTGGTCGCCAACCCGGGATGCTATCCCACGGCCGCGATCCTGGCGCTGGCGCCCCTGCTGCGGCGCGGCCTGGCGGCCGGGCCGGTGATCGTCAACGCGGCATCGGGGGTCACGGGCGCGGGGCGCTCGCCCAAGCGGGAACTGCTGTTCGCCGAGGTGGCCGAGGGGTTCAGCGCCTACGCCGTTGGGAACGTGCACCGGCACCTGGCCGAGATGCGGTCGCAGGCCGCCGGCCTGGCGGGGGGGCGGGCGCCGGAGCTGGTGTTCACCCCGCACCTGCTGCCGGTGAGGCGCGGCATCCTCGAGACGATCTACGTGCCGCTGAAGGAGCCGCTGCTCGGTGAGCCGATCGGAATGTGGATGGATGATTATGCATCGGAGCCCTTCGTACGGGTGGTGAGCGGGCGCATGCCGTCGCTGGCCGATGCGGTGGGGTCCAACCGCGTCGCCATCGGGGTGACGGCCGTAAAGGACGTGGCGGCGCCGATGCTGATCGTGGTGGCGGCCATCGACAACCTGGTGAAGGGCGCGGCCGGGCAGGCGGTGCAGAACCTCAACCTGATGTTCGGATGGCCCGAGACGGAGGCACTGGCGTGA
- a CDS encoding argininosuccinate synthase — MPTPRVVLAYSGGLDTSIIVPWLRENYGAEVICVAADVGQGEELSGLEAKALASGAAACYVQDLREAFVTEYVWPTLRAGAVYGRKYLLGTSMARPIIAKAQVEIARQVGATHLAHGCTGKGNDQVRFELTYAALAPDLPVIAPWREWNIRSREDALAYAAQHQVPVVATREKIYSRDANLWHVSHEGGPLEDPAHEPGSDLFLLTKSPEEASARPEYVTIGFHEGYPVSVNGQEMGPVELIAALNTIGGAHGIGRIDLVEDRLVGMKSRGIYETPGGTLLYAAHSELEQLTLDRRTLSLKDMVAPRYADLVYEGRWWTTEREAMDALVNTTQRRVTGSVRLKLYRGNVAIAGRWSANSLYDERFVTFGEDDVYEQSDAAGFIRLFGLSSRVAALKEQEATLAPTLAAAD, encoded by the coding sequence ATGCCTACCCCCCGCGTCGTCCTCGCCTACTCGGGCGGACTGGATACCTCCATCATCGTGCCCTGGCTCCGTGAAAACTACGGCGCCGAAGTGATCTGCGTGGCCGCCGACGTGGGCCAGGGCGAAGAGCTCAGCGGGCTCGAGGCCAAGGCCCTCGCCTCCGGCGCCGCCGCCTGCTACGTCCAGGACCTGCGCGAAGCGTTCGTCACCGAGTACGTGTGGCCCACGCTGCGTGCCGGTGCCGTCTACGGCCGCAAGTACCTGCTGGGGACCTCGATGGCGCGCCCCATCATCGCCAAGGCCCAGGTGGAGATCGCCCGGCAGGTGGGGGCCACGCACCTGGCCCACGGCTGCACCGGCAAGGGCAACGACCAGGTTCGCTTCGAGCTGACGTACGCGGCGCTCGCGCCGGACCTGCCGGTGATCGCGCCGTGGCGGGAGTGGAACATCCGCTCGCGCGAGGACGCCCTGGCCTACGCCGCGCAGCACCAGGTGCCGGTCGTTGCCACGCGGGAGAAGATCTACTCGCGCGACGCCAACCTGTGGCACGTGAGCCACGAGGGCGGCCCGCTGGAAGACCCCGCGCACGAGCCCGGGAGCGACCTGTTCCTGCTGACGAAGTCGCCCGAGGAGGCGTCGGCGCGCCCGGAGTACGTCACCATCGGCTTCCACGAGGGCTATCCGGTGTCCGTCAACGGGCAGGAGATGGGGCCCGTGGAGCTGATCGCGGCGCTCAACACCATCGGCGGGGCGCACGGCATCGGGCGCATCGACCTGGTGGAAGACCGGCTGGTGGGGATGAAGTCGCGCGGCATCTACGAGACGCCCGGCGGCACCCTGCTGTACGCCGCGCATTCCGAGCTGGAGCAGCTGACGCTGGACCGGCGCACGCTGAGCCTCAAGGACATGGTCGCCCCCCGCTACGCCGACCTGGTGTACGAGGGCCGCTGGTGGACCACCGAGCGCGAGGCGATGGACGCGCTGGTGAACACCACGCAGCGGCGCGTGACGGGATCGGTGCGGCTGAAGCTGTACCGGGGCAACGTGGCCATCGCGGGCCGCTGGTCCGCCAACTCGCTGTACGATGAGCGCTTCGTGACGTTCGGCGAGGACGACGTGTACGAGCAGTCCGACGCGGCGGGGTTCATCCGCCTGTTCGGCCTTTCCAGCCGCGTGGCCGCGCTCAAGGAGCAGGAAGCCACGCTGGCGCCCACCCTTGCCGCCGCGGACTGA
- a CDS encoding cupredoxin family copper-binding protein, whose product MSRIHPTRRARAARRDNSGGKVIPIRRAALLVLLAALAAPAGARAQSLLDRPPNLSGAWVGNPGTLYFHFLHRFSSSPAPTRKVGNVPTFTVAAGLPYRTTVGLHYATNSALAPGFPNEWELWARHQLFSQDRGAPADVGGQVAFNNAANGVDGEVSVARRFGGLRLVAAGRVLADPMEAGARRYAVAGGGTLKISRYFAVAGDVATLQERRDGEEVAWSAGLHLAIPQTPHSLSLQASNSNAYTLQGMSFGGADVRYGFEFTVPLTLARWFGPRAVAGPVPPPPSAPVVAGTPAAAPAGPVTRAGMRNFAYTPARIEIAAGSTVEWTNGDQMAHTVTATSGAFDSGLIQPGAKWSHTFTEAGTYDFTCTPHPFMKGVVIVR is encoded by the coding sequence GTGAGCCGCATCCACCCCACCCGGCGGGCCCGCGCGGCCCGCCGGGACAACTCCGGAGGCAAGGTGATCCCCATCCGCCGCGCCGCGCTTCTCGTTCTGCTCGCCGCCCTGGCCGCTCCCGCCGGCGCGCGCGCCCAGTCGCTGCTGGACCGCCCGCCCAACCTGTCGGGCGCCTGGGTGGGCAACCCGGGCACGTTGTACTTCCACTTTCTGCACCGCTTCAGCAGCAGCCCGGCGCCGACGCGAAAGGTGGGGAACGTGCCCACCTTCACCGTGGCCGCGGGGCTGCCGTACCGCACGACGGTGGGGCTGCACTACGCCACCAACTCGGCGCTCGCGCCGGGCTTTCCCAACGAGTGGGAGCTCTGGGCCCGCCACCAGCTGTTCTCGCAGGACCGCGGCGCCCCCGCCGACGTAGGCGGGCAGGTGGCGTTCAACAACGCGGCGAACGGGGTGGATGGAGAGGTCTCCGTCGCCCGGCGCTTCGGCGGACTGCGGCTGGTGGCGGCCGGGCGCGTCCTCGCCGATCCCATGGAAGCGGGCGCGCGCCGGTACGCCGTGGCGGGTGGGGGAACGCTGAAGATCAGCCGCTACTTCGCGGTGGCGGGTGACGTCGCCACGCTGCAGGAGCGGCGCGACGGCGAGGAGGTGGCGTGGAGCGCGGGGCTGCACCTGGCCATCCCGCAGACGCCCCACTCGCTTTCGCTGCAGGCCTCCAACTCCAACGCCTACACGCTGCAGGGGATGTCGTTCGGCGGCGCGGACGTGCGCTACGGGTTCGAGTTCACCGTTCCGCTGACGCTGGCGCGCTGGTTCGGACCGCGAGCGGTGGCGGGTCCCGTGCCCCCGCCGCCGTCCGCACCGGTGGTAGCGGGCACCCCCGCGGCGGCACCCGCGGGGCCGGTGACACGGGCGGGGATGAGGAACTTCGCCTACACGCCCGCCCGCATCGAGATCGCCGCGGGGAGCACGGTGGAGTGGACCAACGGCGACCAGATGGCGCACACCGTAACCGCCACCAGCGGCGCGTTCGATTCGGGGCTGATCCAGCCGGGCGCCAAGTGGAGCCACACCTTCACCGAGGCCGGGACCTACGACTTCACCTGCACTCCGCACCCGTTCATGAAGGGAGTCGTGATCGTCCGATGA
- the argH gene encoding argininosuccinate lyase, with the protein MACTPTAPAQNAPAVPGARMWGGRFSAGPAPEMDRLNRSLPVDRRLWRHDVAGSRAWAAALGAAGVIDPAEAADLRAGLDAVAARLESWSEAHWAAAADEDVHTLVERLLGDEIGPTAGKLHTGRSRNDQVATDFRLWALEAVKTLDAALRDVQLALVEQAEQHVATVMPSYTHMQRAQPVSAAHWLLSHAWPLARDRERLADAGDRVSVLPLGSGAIAGCPFPVDRVLLKESLGFRAVSPNSVDAVADRDWVAELLFVAAMAGVHLSRLAEDLVLFASSEFGFVRLSDRFSTGSSLMPQKRNPDALELARGKAGRLIGDLTGMLALLKGLPSGYNKDLQEDKSALFSAFDALTDVLPAVAGTIRSLSIDVARCAGAVDSAMLATDLADFLVREGVPFREAHSAVGRLVRAAEALGCPLSALPREVFVEVSREFASADLDSLFSAKASIEARASEGGTSPASVRTQIAALLGQI; encoded by the coding sequence ATGGCCTGCACTCCCACCGCGCCGGCGCAGAACGCCCCGGCCGTACCCGGCGCCCGCATGTGGGGCGGGCGCTTTTCGGCCGGCCCGGCACCCGAGATGGACCGGCTGAACCGCTCGCTGCCGGTGGACCGCCGCCTGTGGCGCCACGACGTGGCCGGTAGCCGCGCGTGGGCGGCCGCGCTGGGCGCCGCGGGGGTGATCGACCCCGCCGAGGCCGCCGACCTCCGCGCGGGGCTCGACGCCGTGGCGGCGCGCCTGGAGTCGTGGTCCGAGGCTCACTGGGCGGCCGCGGCGGACGAGGACGTCCACACGCTCGTCGAGCGGCTGCTGGGTGACGAGATCGGCCCCACGGCCGGCAAGCTGCACACCGGGCGCTCGCGCAACGACCAGGTGGCCACCGACTTCCGCCTGTGGGCGCTGGAGGCGGTCAAGACTCTGGATGCCGCCCTGCGCGACGTGCAGCTGGCGCTGGTGGAGCAGGCGGAGCAGCACGTGGCGACGGTGATGCCCTCGTACACGCACATGCAGCGCGCGCAGCCGGTGTCGGCGGCGCACTGGCTGCTGTCGCACGCATGGCCGCTGGCGCGCGACCGCGAGCGGCTGGCGGACGCGGGCGATCGGGTGTCGGTGCTGCCGCTGGGGTCGGGTGCCATCGCGGGGTGCCCGTTTCCCGTGGATCGCGTGCTGCTGAAGGAGTCGCTGGGCTTCCGGGCCGTGTCGCCGAATTCGGTGGACGCGGTCGCGGACCGCGACTGGGTGGCGGAACTGCTGTTCGTGGCGGCGATGGCGGGGGTGCACCTGTCGCGCCTGGCGGAAGACCTGGTGCTCTTCGCGTCGTCGGAGTTCGGCTTCGTGCGGCTGAGCGACCGCTTCAGCACGGGCTCGTCGCTGATGCCGCAGAAGCGCAATCCCGACGCGCTGGAGCTGGCGCGCGGCAAGGCGGGGCGGCTGATCGGCGACCTCACCGGCATGCTCGCGCTGCTGAAGGGGCTGCCGTCGGGCTACAACAAGGACCTGCAGGAAGACAAGTCCGCGCTCTTTTCCGCCTTCGACGCACTGACGGACGTGCTGCCGGCGGTGGCGGGAACCATCCGGTCGTTGTCGATCGACGTAGCGCGGTGCGCGGGCGCGGTCGACTCGGCCATGCTGGCGACGGACCTGGCCGACTTCCTGGTGCGCGAGGGCGTGCCCTTTCGCGAGGCGCATTCTGCGGTCGGCCGGCTGGTGCGTGCGGCCGAGGCGCTGGGGTGTCCGTTGAGCGCGCTTCCTCGTGAGGTGTTCGTGGAGGTGAGCCGCGAGTTCGCGTCCGCCGACCTGGATTCGCTGTTCAGCGCCAAGGCGTCCATCGAGGCGCGCGCCAGCGAGGGGGGCACGTCACCCGCCTCCGTTCGTACCCAGATCGCGGCGCTGCTCGGACAGATCTGA
- a CDS encoding plastocyanin/azurin family copper-binding protein: MKKTLLALIVAAALAPAAVMTARAETPAPPPATHEVKMILDGTSARFEPANLTIRAGDRIRFTTVSGGPHNVAFDPAKVPDAAEARLSAAMAGQIQPLSGALMMNAGDSYTITFAGVPAGRYEYFCMPHAGMNMKGVITVQ; encoded by the coding sequence GACCCTGCTGGCCCTGATCGTCGCCGCCGCCCTGGCGCCCGCGGCCGTGATGACCGCCCGCGCGGAAACCCCCGCGCCGCCGCCGGCCACGCACGAGGTGAAGATGATCCTGGACGGCACCTCGGCGCGGTTCGAGCCGGCCAACCTGACCATCCGCGCGGGGGATCGCATCCGCTTCACCACGGTGTCTGGCGGCCCGCACAACGTGGCGTTCGATCCCGCCAAGGTGCCCGACGCCGCCGAGGCGCGCCTGAGCGCCGCGATGGCGGGACAGATCCAGCCGCTCTCGGGCGCGCTGATGATGAACGCGGGCGACAGCTACACGATCACCTTCGCCGGGGTGCCCGCCGGCCGGTACGAGTACTTCTGCATGCCCCACGCGGGGATGAACATGAAGGGCGTCATCACGGTCCAGTGA
- a CDS encoding DUF6929 family protein, with protein MTTIRGYQDPALRARVVRSIPLLYTDGANPALDRPAHVRAGSGIAWIGGVLAVVQDDANFIALVDPESCDVRSLTLPAGEGRVRLFGTDRGNKQFKLDLEACVAVPEPGGEMLAAFGSGSTPKRERIVLVRGIPEASLVEVCDASAFYALLRGAHEFSGSEMNVEGATWLDGRLLLFNRGNGAPMDGRDPVDATCEVDWDRLRAHLLNAEAPPPPPERITRYELGDIDGWRLTFTDASVVDDALLFAATAEASPNTYDDGPVAGSALGIIDGSGARWTVIEDAAGGRFDGKVEGLAPASRPGTVLVVIDRDDPHLPSELCEVELAGPWAYD; from the coding sequence ATGACGACGATCCGCGGCTACCAGGATCCCGCACTCCGCGCCCGCGTGGTGCGTTCCATCCCCCTCCTCTACACCGACGGAGCCAATCCCGCGCTCGACCGGCCAGCGCACGTGCGCGCCGGGTCCGGCATCGCGTGGATCGGCGGCGTGCTCGCCGTCGTGCAGGACGATGCCAACTTCATCGCCCTCGTCGATCCCGAATCCTGTGACGTCCGCTCGCTCACCCTGCCGGCGGGGGAGGGCCGCGTGCGCCTGTTCGGGACGGATCGCGGAAACAAGCAGTTCAAGCTGGATCTGGAGGCGTGTGTCGCCGTTCCCGAGCCCGGCGGCGAGATGCTGGCCGCGTTCGGGTCCGGCAGCACGCCCAAGCGCGAGCGGATCGTACTGGTACGCGGCATTCCCGAGGCGTCATTGGTGGAGGTGTGCGACGCGTCCGCGTTCTACGCGCTGCTGCGCGGGGCGCACGAGTTCTCGGGAAGCGAGATGAACGTGGAGGGCGCGACCTGGCTCGACGGCCGCCTGCTTCTGTTCAACCGCGGCAACGGCGCGCCGATGGATGGCCGCGACCCCGTGGATGCCACCTGCGAGGTCGATTGGGATCGCCTCCGCGCGCACCTGCTGAATGCGGAAGCGCCGCCGCCCCCGCCGGAGCGCATCACCCGCTACGAGCTGGGCGACATCGACGGGTGGCGGCTCACGTTCACGGACGCTTCGGTAGTGGACGACGCGCTGCTCTTTGCCGCCACGGCAGAGGCGTCGCCCAACACCTACGACGACGGTCCCGTGGCGGGCTCGGCGCTGGGCATCATCGACGGGTCGGGTGCGCGCTGGACGGTGATCGAGGATGCGGCCGGCGGCCGATTCGACGGCAAGGTCGAGGGCCTCGCTCCGGCTTCGCGCCCGGGCACCGTGCTGGTCGTCATCGACCGCGACGACCCGCATCTCCCGTCCGAACTATGCGAGGTCGAGTTGGCCGGACCGTGGGCTTACGACTGA
- a CDS encoding acetylornithine/succinylornithine family transaminase, producing the protein MLAADTQSALLGVYKPAGPAFVAGEGCWLTGDDGRRYLDFTSGIAVNALGYGDPDVAAAIRGALDAGILHTSNLFRTAPAGELAAWLAAHSFADRVFFCNSGAEANEGAIKFARRWAGDRAEIIAFRGGFHGRTMGALALTDRPAYQEPFRPLMPGVRFAEVGDVDGVRGLLQTGRVAAVIIEPIQAEGGVRMVAPGFLQALRALCTEHGALLMLDEVQTGLGRTGTLWGHEAAGITPDVMTLAKPLAGGLPMGAVLVTESVAAALKPGDHGSTFGGGTLVASAALATCRKIGAEPFMAEVRRKSALLADLLGALALRRPGIRQVRGAGLMWGIEVDDAAGIVGRALEAGLLLCTAGPDVVRLLPPLVIGDDELRQGIAILEGAMEC; encoded by the coding sequence ATGCTGGCTGCTGACACGCAATCCGCCCTGCTGGGCGTCTACAAGCCCGCCGGCCCGGCCTTCGTGGCGGGTGAGGGATGCTGGCTGACGGGCGACGACGGGCGCCGGTACCTGGACTTCACCAGCGGCATCGCGGTGAACGCCCTGGGCTACGGCGATCCCGACGTGGCGGCCGCCATCCGCGGCGCGCTGGACGCCGGCATCCTCCACACCTCCAACCTGTTCCGCACCGCGCCCGCGGGCGAGCTGGCCGCGTGGCTGGCCGCGCACTCGTTCGCCGACCGCGTGTTCTTCTGCAACAGCGGCGCGGAGGCCAACGAGGGCGCCATCAAGTTCGCGCGCCGCTGGGCGGGCGACCGGGCCGAGATCATCGCCTTCCGTGGCGGCTTCCATGGCCGGACGATGGGCGCGCTGGCCCTGACCGACCGCCCCGCCTATCAGGAGCCCTTCCGCCCGCTGATGCCGGGCGTGCGCTTCGCCGAGGTGGGCGACGTGGACGGGGTGAGGGGCCTGCTGCAGACCGGGCGCGTGGCGGCCGTCATCATCGAGCCCATCCAGGCCGAGGGCGGCGTGCGCATGGTGGCGCCCGGGTTCCTGCAGGCACTCCGCGCCCTGTGCACCGAGCACGGCGCCCTGCTGATGCTGGACGAGGTGCAGACGGGGCTGGGCCGCACGGGAACGCTGTGGGGGCACGAGGCGGCGGGGATCACGCCGGACGTGATGACGCTGGCCAAGCCGCTCGCCGGCGGCCTGCCGATGGGCGCCGTGCTGGTGACGGAAAGCGTGGCGGCGGCGCTGAAGCCGGGCGACCACGGCAGCACCTTCGGCGGGGGGACGCTGGTGGCGTCGGCCGCGCTGGCCACGTGCCGCAAGATCGGCGCGGAGCCGTTCATGGCCGAGGTCCGCCGCAAGAGCGCGCTGCTGGCCGACCTGCTGGGCGCGCTGGCCCTCCGCCGCCCCGGCATCCGCCAGGTGCGCGGCGCGGGGCTGATGTGGGGGATCGAGGTGGACGACGCGGCCGGGATCGTGGGCCGCGCGCTGGAGGCCGGGCTGCTGCTGTGCACCGCCGGCCCGGACGTGGTGCGGCTGCTTCCGCCGCTGGTGATTGGGGACGACGAACTGCGCCAGGGCATCGCGATCCTGGAAGGAGCGATGGAATGCTGA
- a CDS encoding plastocyanin/azurin family copper-binding protein, which translates to MIGRAIYSFTCAAFAFTVAAGALAGCFSERVAGLAVDENLCEGSPANVVQIRNFAFAQSQITVTPGTTVTWVNCDQEIHTSTSDGGVWSSGQLSPTAVYTRTFAAAGTFPYHCDPHPSMKGTVVVR; encoded by the coding sequence ATGATCGGAAGAGCCATCTACAGCTTTACCTGCGCGGCGTTCGCCTTCACCGTGGCGGCGGGCGCGCTGGCCGGGTGCTTCTCGGAACGCGTGGCGGGACTGGCCGTGGACGAGAACCTGTGCGAGGGCAGCCCCGCCAACGTGGTGCAGATCCGCAACTTCGCCTTCGCGCAGAGCCAGATCACCGTCACGCCGGGCACCACGGTCACCTGGGTGAACTGCGACCAGGAGATCCACACCTCCACCTCCGACGGTGGCGTGTGGAGCTCGGGGCAGCTGAGCCCCACGGCCGTCTACACGCGCACCTTCGCCGCGGCGGGCACGTTTCCGTACCACTGCGACCCGCATCCCTCCATGAAGGGAACCGTGGTCGTGCGGTAG
- a CDS encoding N-acetyltransferase: MLIQIAPSSAAAGIDVTPVPTGSPVTVRPARIADMLAVEPLINHFAAQNLMLPKTPEQLVRLFREFVVATDENGRLLGCGGLRIFSPELAEIISLAVSPAAQGLGLGGRIVERLVEDAETLGINTIFALTLRDGFFHRLGFRTVNKEMFPAKVWADCRNCSKLHACDEIAVYREVR; encoded by the coding sequence ATGCTGATCCAGATTGCGCCCTCCTCCGCGGCGGCGGGCATCGACGTGACCCCGGTGCCGACCGGGTCTCCGGTGACGGTGCGCCCCGCGCGCATCGCCGACATGCTGGCGGTGGAGCCGCTGATCAACCACTTCGCCGCGCAGAACCTGATGCTGCCCAAGACGCCGGAGCAGCTGGTTCGCCTGTTTCGCGAGTTCGTGGTGGCGACGGACGAGAACGGGCGCCTCCTCGGGTGCGGTGGCCTGCGCATCTTTTCGCCCGAGCTGGCGGAAATCATCTCCCTGGCCGTGAGCCCGGCGGCGCAGGGGCTGGGGCTGGGCGGGCGGATCGTGGAGCGGCTGGTGGAAGACGCCGAGACACTGGGCATCAACACCATCTTCGCGCTGACGCTGCGCGACGGCTTCTTCCACCGCCTGGGCTTTCGCACGGTGAACAAGGAGATGTTCCCGGCCAAGGTGTGGGCCGACTGCCGGAACTGCTCGAAGCTGCACGCCTGCGACGAGATCGCGGTCTACAGGGAAGTGCGTTAG